Proteins found in one Polyangiaceae bacterium genomic segment:
- the xdhA gene encoding xanthine dehydrogenase small subunit, which translates to MAIAFTLNGRTIDAGDADPHQPLLHFLRGRGLTGTKEGCAEGECGACAVVLVTRDAEGRARYQPVNSCLLLLGSVAGHEVLSVEGLAQGGELHPVQEAMVKHGGSQCGYCTPGFVMSLFAEYHRPGREAFDLEAISGNLCRCTGYRPIRDAAASLPMAPAEDPFQARLKAPPPELALVELANGKSYFRPTALADVFRLQQAHPAARLVAGGTDVVVDMNQRGLRFDGVISLENVAELLGLEWGDSEVRIGAGVSLSDVEHFVQGRLPMLEQLLPLFSSRLIRNRATFGGNLATASPIGDGPPALLALDAEVEIESAKGARRVPLASFFKGYRKTELGTGEVLKSIFVPLPLPRHQRFYKVSKRKLDDISTVAAAFALTTGKNATIESVRLAFGGVAATPVRATEAERALTGKPWNTESVVAAAAILSRSFSPIDDHRGSAAYRRAMISELFRKFAADTQGGAT; encoded by the coding sequence ATGGCCATCGCCTTCACTCTCAACGGCCGGACCATCGACGCCGGTGACGCGGATCCCCATCAGCCTCTGTTGCACTTCCTGCGAGGTCGCGGCCTCACCGGCACCAAGGAGGGCTGCGCCGAGGGCGAGTGCGGCGCCTGCGCCGTGGTGCTCGTCACGCGAGACGCAGAGGGGCGCGCGCGCTATCAGCCGGTCAACAGCTGCCTCTTGCTGTTGGGCTCCGTCGCCGGCCACGAGGTGCTGAGCGTGGAGGGTCTGGCCCAGGGCGGCGAGCTCCACCCGGTGCAGGAGGCGATGGTGAAGCATGGCGGCTCACAGTGTGGCTACTGCACACCGGGCTTCGTGATGAGCCTGTTCGCCGAGTACCACCGGCCAGGGCGCGAAGCGTTCGACCTGGAAGCCATTTCTGGAAACCTGTGCCGCTGCACCGGCTACCGACCGATCCGTGACGCCGCGGCCTCACTGCCGATGGCCCCCGCGGAAGATCCCTTCCAAGCGCGCCTGAAGGCGCCGCCGCCGGAGCTCGCTCTCGTCGAGCTCGCAAACGGCAAGAGCTACTTTCGCCCCACCGCCCTCGCCGACGTGTTTCGGCTGCAGCAGGCGCACCCGGCCGCGCGCCTGGTGGCCGGCGGCACCGACGTGGTGGTCGACATGAACCAGCGAGGCCTGCGCTTCGACGGCGTCATCTCCCTGGAGAACGTGGCGGAGCTCCTAGGCCTGGAGTGGGGCGACAGCGAGGTTCGCATCGGCGCCGGCGTGTCCCTCAGCGACGTGGAGCACTTCGTTCAGGGTCGGCTGCCGATGTTGGAGCAGCTCTTGCCGCTGTTCTCCTCGCGGCTCATTCGCAATCGCGCCACCTTCGGCGGCAACCTCGCCACGGCGTCCCCCATCGGCGACGGCCCCCCGGCGCTCTTGGCGCTCGACGCAGAGGTCGAGATCGAAAGCGCCAAGGGCGCGCGGCGGGTGCCGCTGGCGAGCTTCTTCAAAGGCTATCGCAAGACCGAGCTCGGCACTGGAGAGGTGCTGAAGAGCATTTTCGTCCCGCTGCCCCTCCCTCGGCATCAACGCTTCTACAAGGTGAGCAAGCGGAAGCTGGACGACATCTCCACCGTGGCGGCGGCCTTCGCCCTCACCACCGGGAAGAACGCCACCATCGAGAGCGTGCGCCTGGCCTTCGGCGGCGTGGCGGCCACGCCGGTGCGAGCCACCGAGGCCGAACGTGCGCTCACGGGCAAACCGTGGAATACCGAAAGCGTGGTGGCAGCGGCGGCGATCCTGTCCCGCTCGTTTTCGCCCATCGACGATCACCGCGGCAGCGCCGCCTACCGGCGCGCGATGATCAGCGAGCTGTTTCGCAAGTTCGCCGCAGACACGCAGGGAGGTGCAACGTGA